One Phalacrocorax aristotelis chromosome 11, bGulAri2.1, whole genome shotgun sequence DNA segment encodes these proteins:
- the ABCB7 gene encoding iron-sulfur clusters transporter ABCB7, mitochondrial isoform X1 translates to MAPLGAPRSLAAAASRRRRLLALALLRPPAAACAQGWLAGSSGQRARSAPGSGQFPPICKQKSWHSLGGDYSRPLLEASEILPRWRLTEKRMCWHGHAGGGLHTDPKEGLKEIDAKKIIRAMLSYVWPKDRPDLRARVAVSLGFLASAKAMNILVPFMFKYAVDNLNQVSGNVLNLGDTPSTVATVATAVLIGYGISRAGAALFNEARNAVFGKVAQNSIRRIAKNVFLHLHNLDLAFHLSRQTGALSKTIDRGTRGISFVLSALVFNLGPTMFEVALVSGILYYKCGAEFALVTLGTLGAYAAFTIGITQWRTKFRIEMNKADNDAGNAAVDSLLNYETVKYFNNEKYEAQRYDEFLKIYENASLKTTSTLALLNFGQSAIFSIGLTAIMVLASQGIVAGSLSVGDLVMVNGLLFQLSLPLNFLGTVYRETRQALIDMNTLFTLLSVDTKIKDKELAPPLQITPQTATIAFDNVHFEYLEGQKVLAGVSFEVPAGKKVAIVGGSGSGKSTIVRLLFRFYEPQKGNIYIAGQNIQDVSLESLRKAIGVVPQDAVLFHNTIYYNLLYGNIGATPEQVYAVAKLAGIHDAILRMPNGYNTQVGERGLKLSGGEKQRVAIARAMLKEPLIFLYDEATSSLDSITEENILNAMRDMVKHRTSIFIAHRLSTVVDADEIIVLDQGKVVERGRHANLLASPNSLYYEMWHTQSSKVLNSNDNPDWEERNNQMSKEEERKKLEEEIINSVKGCGNCSC, encoded by the exons TTTCCACCAATCTGCAAGCAAAAATCATGGCACAGTCTGGGGGGAGATTATTCAAGGCCGTTACTAGAGGCTTCAGAG ATCCTCCCGAGGTGGCGACTGACAGAAAAGAGAATGTGTTGGCATGGTCATGCAGGTGGAGGGCTTCACACAGATCCAAAGGAAGGG CTGAAAGAGATAGATGCCAAAAAGATCATCAGAGCAATGTTGTCTTACGTGTGGCCCAAAGACAGACCAGACCTGCGAGCCAGAGTAGCCGTATCTCTGGGGTTTCTAGCAAGTGCAAAG GCGATGAATATATTGGTTCCCTTCATGTTTAAATATGCAGTAGACAACCTCAACCAGGTATCTGGAAACGTGCTCAACCTCGGTGATACACCAAGTACAGTGGCAACTGTGGCAACTGCTGTTCTCATCGGCT aTGGTATCTCAAGAGCTGGGGCAGCGTTATTTAATGAAGCTAGAAACGCAGTATTTGGGAAAGTCGCTCAAAATTCAATCAGAAGGATAGCGAAGAATGTTTTTCTGCACCTCCATAACCTGGATTTGGCATTCCATCTAAGCAGGCAAACCGGAGCTCTGTCAAAAACCATCGACAGAGGAACAAGAGGCATCAGTTTTGTTCTTAGCGCTTTAGTATTTAATCTGGGACCTACGATGTTTGAAGTGGCACTAGTCAGTGGAATTCTG TATTACAAATGTGGTGCAGAGTTTGCTTTGGTAACCCTGGGGACGCTAGGAGCCTATGCAGCATTCACAATAGGAATTACACAGTGGAG GACTAAGTTTCGAATAGAAATGAACAAAGCAGATAATGATGCGGGTAACGCTGCAGTTGACTCGCTACTAAATTATGAGACTGTGAAG TATTTCAATAATGAAAAGTATGAAGCCCAACGGTATGATGAATTCTTGAAGATCTATGAAAATGCCTCCCTGAAGACTACCTCTACTCTAGCTCTCCTGAACTTTGGACAGAGCGCTATATTTAGCATTGGCTTAACGGCCATCATGGTGCTTGCTAGCCAGGGCATTGTCGCAG GCAGCCTTTCTGTTGGAGATCTAGTAATGGTGAATGGATTGCTGTTCCAGCTTTCTCTTCCCCTAAACTTCCTGGGAACAGTATACAGAGAGACAAGACAAGCACTTATAGATATGAATACCTTGTTTACACTTCTCAGTGTAGATACCAAAATTAAA GACAAAGAGCTGGCTCCACCCCTGCAGATCACACCACAGACTGCTACCATTGCCTTTGATAATGTGCATTTTGAATACCTGGAGGGGCAGAAAGTCCTTGCTGGAGTGTCTTTTGAAGTCCCTGCAGGAAAGAAAGTGGCCATTGTAGGAGGTAGTGGGTCAGG GAAAAGCACAATTGTGAGATTATTATTTCGTTTCTATGAAcctcagaaaggaaatatttatattgctgGACAGAACATACAAGATGTCAGTTTGGAAAGCCTGAGAAAGGCAATAGGAGTTGTACCTCAG GATGCTGTTCTCTTCCATAATACTATCTATTACAATCTGCTCTACGGCAATATCGGCGCAACACCAGAACAGGTGTATGCGGTAGCCAAGTTGGCAGGAATCCATGATGCTATTCTTCGAATGCCAAATGGTTACAACACTCAGGTTGGTGAACGAGGACTCAAGCTCTCAG gaggagaaaagcaaagagttGCAATTGCTAGAGCAATGTTAAAGGAGCCGCTTATTTTTCTCTATGATGAAGCCACATCATCTCTAGATTCAATTACAGAAGAG AATATTCTCAATGCCATGAGGGACATGGTGAAACACCGAACATCAATTTTCATTGCTCACAGGCTGTCAACAGTAGTTGATGCAGATGAGATCATTGTGCTGGATCAG GGTAAAGTTGTGGAACGTGGTAGGCACGCAAACCTCCTCGCAAGCCCTAACAGTCTCTATTATGAGATGTGGCATACACAGAGCAGCAAAGTACTGAACAGTAATGACAATCCAGACTGGGAAGAGAGAAATAACCAGATGtccaaagaggaggaaaggaagaaactaGAAGAAGAAATTATCAATAGTGTGAAAGGCTGTGGAAACTGTTCCTGCTAA
- the ABCB7 gene encoding iron-sulfur clusters transporter ABCB7, mitochondrial isoform X2 gives MCWHGHAGGGLHTDPKEGLKEIDAKKIIRAMLSYVWPKDRPDLRARVAVSLGFLASAKAMNILVPFMFKYAVDNLNQVSGNVLNLGDTPSTVATVATAVLIGYGISRAGAALFNEARNAVFGKVAQNSIRRIAKNVFLHLHNLDLAFHLSRQTGALSKTIDRGTRGISFVLSALVFNLGPTMFEVALVSGILYYKCGAEFALVTLGTLGAYAAFTIGITQWRTKFRIEMNKADNDAGNAAVDSLLNYETVKYFNNEKYEAQRYDEFLKIYENASLKTTSTLALLNFGQSAIFSIGLTAIMVLASQGIVAGSLSVGDLVMVNGLLFQLSLPLNFLGTVYRETRQALIDMNTLFTLLSVDTKIKDKELAPPLQITPQTATIAFDNVHFEYLEGQKVLAGVSFEVPAGKKVAIVGGSGSGKSTIVRLLFRFYEPQKGNIYIAGQNIQDVSLESLRKAIGVVPQDAVLFHNTIYYNLLYGNIGATPEQVYAVAKLAGIHDAILRMPNGYNTQVGERGLKLSGGEKQRVAIARAMLKEPLIFLYDEATSSLDSITEENILNAMRDMVKHRTSIFIAHRLSTVVDADEIIVLDQGKVVERGRHANLLASPNSLYYEMWHTQSSKVLNSNDNPDWEERNNQMSKEEERKKLEEEIINSVKGCGNCSC, from the exons ATGTGTTGGCATGGTCATGCAGGTGGAGGGCTTCACACAGATCCAAAGGAAGGG CTGAAAGAGATAGATGCCAAAAAGATCATCAGAGCAATGTTGTCTTACGTGTGGCCCAAAGACAGACCAGACCTGCGAGCCAGAGTAGCCGTATCTCTGGGGTTTCTAGCAAGTGCAAAG GCGATGAATATATTGGTTCCCTTCATGTTTAAATATGCAGTAGACAACCTCAACCAGGTATCTGGAAACGTGCTCAACCTCGGTGATACACCAAGTACAGTGGCAACTGTGGCAACTGCTGTTCTCATCGGCT aTGGTATCTCAAGAGCTGGGGCAGCGTTATTTAATGAAGCTAGAAACGCAGTATTTGGGAAAGTCGCTCAAAATTCAATCAGAAGGATAGCGAAGAATGTTTTTCTGCACCTCCATAACCTGGATTTGGCATTCCATCTAAGCAGGCAAACCGGAGCTCTGTCAAAAACCATCGACAGAGGAACAAGAGGCATCAGTTTTGTTCTTAGCGCTTTAGTATTTAATCTGGGACCTACGATGTTTGAAGTGGCACTAGTCAGTGGAATTCTG TATTACAAATGTGGTGCAGAGTTTGCTTTGGTAACCCTGGGGACGCTAGGAGCCTATGCAGCATTCACAATAGGAATTACACAGTGGAG GACTAAGTTTCGAATAGAAATGAACAAAGCAGATAATGATGCGGGTAACGCTGCAGTTGACTCGCTACTAAATTATGAGACTGTGAAG TATTTCAATAATGAAAAGTATGAAGCCCAACGGTATGATGAATTCTTGAAGATCTATGAAAATGCCTCCCTGAAGACTACCTCTACTCTAGCTCTCCTGAACTTTGGACAGAGCGCTATATTTAGCATTGGCTTAACGGCCATCATGGTGCTTGCTAGCCAGGGCATTGTCGCAG GCAGCCTTTCTGTTGGAGATCTAGTAATGGTGAATGGATTGCTGTTCCAGCTTTCTCTTCCCCTAAACTTCCTGGGAACAGTATACAGAGAGACAAGACAAGCACTTATAGATATGAATACCTTGTTTACACTTCTCAGTGTAGATACCAAAATTAAA GACAAAGAGCTGGCTCCACCCCTGCAGATCACACCACAGACTGCTACCATTGCCTTTGATAATGTGCATTTTGAATACCTGGAGGGGCAGAAAGTCCTTGCTGGAGTGTCTTTTGAAGTCCCTGCAGGAAAGAAAGTGGCCATTGTAGGAGGTAGTGGGTCAGG GAAAAGCACAATTGTGAGATTATTATTTCGTTTCTATGAAcctcagaaaggaaatatttatattgctgGACAGAACATACAAGATGTCAGTTTGGAAAGCCTGAGAAAGGCAATAGGAGTTGTACCTCAG GATGCTGTTCTCTTCCATAATACTATCTATTACAATCTGCTCTACGGCAATATCGGCGCAACACCAGAACAGGTGTATGCGGTAGCCAAGTTGGCAGGAATCCATGATGCTATTCTTCGAATGCCAAATGGTTACAACACTCAGGTTGGTGAACGAGGACTCAAGCTCTCAG gaggagaaaagcaaagagttGCAATTGCTAGAGCAATGTTAAAGGAGCCGCTTATTTTTCTCTATGATGAAGCCACATCATCTCTAGATTCAATTACAGAAGAG AATATTCTCAATGCCATGAGGGACATGGTGAAACACCGAACATCAATTTTCATTGCTCACAGGCTGTCAACAGTAGTTGATGCAGATGAGATCATTGTGCTGGATCAG GGTAAAGTTGTGGAACGTGGTAGGCACGCAAACCTCCTCGCAAGCCCTAACAGTCTCTATTATGAGATGTGGCATACACAGAGCAGCAAAGTACTGAACAGTAATGACAATCCAGACTGGGAAGAGAGAAATAACCAGATGtccaaagaggaggaaaggaagaaactaGAAGAAGAAATTATCAATAGTGTGAAAGGCTGTGGAAACTGTTCCTGCTAA